A single genomic interval of Hemibagrus wyckioides isolate EC202008001 linkage group LG13, SWU_Hwy_1.0, whole genome shotgun sequence harbors:
- the LOC131364114 gene encoding interferon-induced protein with tetratricopeptide repeats 5-like, with translation MCRGSLISVSAQSPQSDLLLLYLQRLPMMSSTQDSSLKTSLLQLECHFTWALNKNDIDLTDLLNRLEEDLNLNIESETRVGRTHSCMGYVKFLLGSNTEALSYFERSVELTKSHGNDCDKLLVVVYGDLAWLYYHMGNVAECESYLNELIEIKEKYPSVPYAEVLGEKGWTFLKFSRKYYERAKECFKKALELEPEKGEWNAGLAIVLYRTENLFQNSADSTAIDQLRRAIATNPDDDVLKVLLALRLSLHKGYSEAERLVEQAIERSPEHPHVMRYVGKFLRHQGSVNKSIALLQRALEKVSNSAFIHHQLGLCYRKKILNLKQTGSHHTKGGEINRAQEQCIYHLEMATKLKPNFIMAMNELALQYGENRDILKAEEMFQNAFRVAKAKKDNYKSVHLYYADFQQYCMRCEPAAIKHYIECLKLNSNHYERNKSAERLERIAKRRIENNSKDGEAFGILGIIHKEKGKKQQAIDCFETALSFVDNEDYLSDLCELRLSLQ, from the exons ATGTGCAGAGGATCACTTATATCTGTGTCAGCACAGTCGCCACAAtctgatttattattgttatatttacaGAGATTACCCATGATGAG TTCAACACAAGACTCAAGTTTAAAAACCAGCCTTCTTCAGCTGGAATGCCATTTCACTTGGgctttgaataaaaatgatatagaTCTCACTGATCTTCTGAACCGTTTAGAAGAAGACCTTAACCTCAACATTGAAAGCGAGACACGAGTTGGAcgcacacacagctgtatgggATATGTGAAGTTTCTGCTAGGCTCCAATACTGAGGCGCTCAGCTACTTTGAGAGATCTGTAGAGCTCACGAAGTCTCATGGAAATGATTGTGACAAGCTGCTTGTTGTTGTCTATGGAGACCTTGCATGGTTATACTATCATATGGGTAATGTTGCAGAATGTGAAAGCTACCTGAATGAGCTGATAGAGATTAAAGAGAAATATCCATCTGTCCCATATGCTGAGGTGCTTGGAGAGAAGGGATGGACCTTCCTTAAATTTTCTCGCAAATATTATGAAAGGGCTAAAGAGTGCTTCAAGAAGGCCTTAGAGCTGGAGCCAGAGAAGGGTGAATGGAATGCTGGCCTTGCGATTGTTCTTTATCGGACAGAGAATTTATTCCAAAATTCGGCAGATTCAACAGCAATTGATCAACTTAGACGGGCCATAGCCACTAATCCAGATGATGATGTTCTCAAAGTTCTGCTTGCTCTGAGATTGTCTCTTCACAAGGGGTACAGTGAGGCAGAGAGGCTAGTGGAGCAAGCTATAGAGAGGTCTCCAGAACACCCACATGTGATGCGATATGTTGGGAAGTTTTTGCGGCATCAAGGCTCTGTGAATAAGTCTATTGCACTTCTACAGAGGGCATTAGAGAAAGTTTCTAACTCAGCCTTCATACACCATCAGCTGGGACTCTGCTATAGGAAGAAGATCCTGAATCTGAAGCAGACAGGAAGCCACCACACAAAAGGTGGTGAAATTAATCGAGCTCAAGAGCAGTGCATCTACCACTTGGAAATGGCAACTAAACTGAAGCCCAACTTCATCATGGCAATGAATGAACTGGCTCTTCAGTATGGGGAGAACCGAGATATTTTGAAAGCAGAAGAAATGTTTCAGAATGCATTTCGAGTAGCTAAAGCAAAAAAGGATAACTACAAGTCTGTTCATCTGTATTATGCAGACTTTCAGCAGTACTGCATGAGATGTGAACCTGCTGCCATCAAGCATTACATTGAGTGTCTGAAGCTAAATTCAAACCATTATGAAAGGAATAAAAGTGCTGAACGTCTGGAAAGGATTGCAAAGAGAAGAATTGAAAACAACTCAAAGGATGGAGAGGCCTTTGGAATACTTGGAATCATTCATaaggaaaaggggaaaaaacaacaagccATAGACTGCTTTGAGACAGCGCTGAGCTTTGTAGACAATGAGGATTACCTGAGTGATCTTTGTGAACTTAGACTTTCATTACAGTAA